From Chryseobacterium sp. H1D6B, a single genomic window includes:
- a CDS encoding serine hydrolase domain-containing protein, producing the protein MRTSLKLLAALLLTSSFSFGQNISKRIDSLIHDNYKKNPDVGISVGFIKNNEEYYTAYGNLNAESPIEINKNSIFEIASITKILTSNLITQAVMDRKIKLDDYIDNFLPKEYVLQKNLRYKIKISDLASHQSGLPDIDFKSLIELNPQQPVSSVTEKTLAAIINDCTELKDYGKYRYSTVGYTLLGQILEKAYGKSYDEIIRERILDPLQMTNTLTKDFNVKNRTVGHNPEGGIQEFFKWNITASAGLIKSNASDMVTYLKAVLNPETAIAKASLITEKIFYKDEKREMGLGLGISTDDKNTIYLKSGDSMGQSSIICYNRAKNWGIIILLNQRNSKMRQDLLNQIYDTVLK; encoded by the coding sequence ATGAGAACTTCATTAAAACTTTTAGCAGCGCTTTTATTAACAAGCAGTTTTTCTTTTGGACAGAATATTTCCAAAAGGATCGATTCATTAATACATGATAATTATAAAAAAAATCCTGACGTAGGGATCAGTGTAGGTTTTATCAAAAATAATGAAGAATATTATACAGCTTATGGTAATTTGAATGCAGAAAGCCCGATTGAAATTAATAAAAATTCCATATTTGAGATTGCGTCGATCACTAAGATCCTAACTTCAAATTTAATAACACAGGCAGTGATGGACCGTAAGATAAAACTGGATGATTATATAGACAATTTTCTTCCAAAAGAATATGTACTGCAAAAAAATCTTCGATACAAAATCAAAATTTCTGATCTGGCATCTCATCAATCAGGGTTACCCGATATAGATTTTAAAAGCTTAATAGAATTAAATCCGCAGCAGCCTGTAAGCAGTGTAACAGAAAAAACATTAGCGGCTATCATTAATGACTGCACTGAGCTGAAAGATTATGGAAAATACCGCTATTCTACGGTCGGCTATACGCTGCTCGGGCAGATATTAGAAAAGGCATACGGGAAGAGTTATGATGAAATTATTAGAGAACGGATACTAGATCCGTTACAGATGACGAATACATTGACCAAAGATTTTAATGTTAAGAACAGAACTGTAGGACATAATCCAGAAGGCGGTATTCAGGAGTTTTTCAAATGGAATATTACAGCATCCGCAGGATTAATAAAATCTAATGCCTCAGATATGGTTACCTATTTAAAAGCGGTTTTAAATCCGGAAACAGCAATTGCAAAAGCATCCCTAATAACGGAAAAGATCTTCTATAAAGATGAAAAAAGAGAAATGGGATTAGGGCTTGGAATATCAACTGACGATAAAAATACAATCTATTTAAAATCAGGAGATTCTATGGGCCAGTCTTCGATCATATGCTACAACAGGGCTAAAAACTGGGGAATTATAATTCTTTTAAACCAAAGAAACTCTAAGATGAGACAAGACCTGCTGAATCAAATTTATGATACAGTTTTAAAATAG
- a CDS encoding VWA domain-containing protein — protein MTNKDFNLKKGFTFSKHVPEEISHFDRVFDVFKDLLTHTSGDIEEAFEWLDMLDKEYDIFDDEYSLQDFEEDLKKRGYIKEEDDPKDGNSGTGKGKNILTAKLESALREYALDQIFGKLKKSGVGNHRTTKTGIGDERDGENRSFQYGDDLSTVNMTESLKNAQINNGISDLRLTEDDLIVEETKHKAQMSTVLMIDISHSMILYGEDRITPAKKVAMALVELINRKYPKDSIDIIVFGNEAWPIKIKDLPYLKVGPYHTNTVAGLELAMDILRRKRNTNKQIFMITDGKPSCIQLPNGEFYMNSNGLDEMIISQCLNKAAQARKLKIPITTFMIAQDPYLRKFVEAFTAQNKGKAFLTGLSGLGQMIFEDYEKNRIKRI, from the coding sequence ATGACCAATAAAGATTTTAATTTAAAAAAAGGCTTTACGTTCAGTAAACATGTTCCGGAGGAAATATCACATTTTGACCGGGTATTCGATGTGTTCAAAGATCTGCTTACCCACACTTCAGGTGATATTGAAGAGGCTTTTGAATGGCTCGATATGCTTGATAAAGAATATGACATTTTTGACGATGAATATTCTCTTCAGGATTTTGAAGAAGATTTAAAGAAACGGGGCTACATTAAGGAAGAAGATGATCCTAAAGACGGAAATTCAGGAACGGGAAAAGGCAAAAATATATTGACCGCCAAACTGGAGTCTGCTTTACGCGAGTACGCCTTAGACCAGATTTTTGGAAAGCTGAAAAAGAGCGGCGTTGGAAACCACCGCACCACGAAAACAGGAATCGGTGATGAACGAGACGGCGAAAACCGTTCCTTTCAATATGGAGATGACTTATCTACGGTGAATATGACTGAAAGCTTAAAAAATGCACAGATCAACAACGGAATTTCAGATCTCCGGCTTACAGAAGATGACCTTATTGTAGAGGAAACCAAGCATAAAGCACAGATGAGTACTGTTTTGATGATCGACATCAGCCACTCCATGATTTTGTATGGTGAAGACCGCATTACACCTGCCAAAAAAGTAGCCATGGCATTGGTGGAATTAATTAATAGAAAATATCCTAAAGATTCCATTGATATTATTGTCTTTGGAAACGAAGCATGGCCTATTAAAATCAAAGATCTCCCCTACTTAAAAGTCGGACCTTATCATACCAACACCGTTGCCGGCCTAGAACTGGCGATGGACATTCTCCGCAGAAAAAGAAATACCAACAAACAGATTTTCATGATAACTGATGGAAAACCAAGCTGTATTCAGTTACCCAATGGAGAATTTTATATGAACAGCAACGGGTTAGATGAAATGATTATTTCCCAGTGCCTTAACAAAGCTGCACAAGCCAGAAAGCTGAAAATTCCTATCACTACCTTTATGATCGCCCAAGATCCTTATCTGCGTAAATTTGTGGAAGCCTTTACAGCTCAGAATAAAGGAAAAGCCTTTTTAACAGGCCTGTCAGGCTTAGGACAAATGATTTTTGAAGATTACGAAAAAAATAGAATAAAGAGAATATAA
- a CDS encoding glycogen-binding domain-containing protein — protein sequence MNAIRPAIYIVIFFMFYPASMFKACTIFMANDGKNVWIGNNEDESSDMKYRFWYFPRENKAFGYMLWSEKHDGYDALMWQYPQGGLNEFGLFMDYTAIDEIPVTIDPLKKTREQEVVNDILKTCKTVKEALAFIKQFNLVKLSGAQLFIGDATGDYAAVHGNYVVEKTDRNFSLTNYCIADGHKEACWRRETAGLKLTAFKSFNSYNISGILKETAQKWPGDVVTNYSMAVNLKKQEMTLYLKNDFKTPKIINLSEKLKKGKHSNDISDYFPVGLAKILKEEYEKKGISGTVTLYSELREKQFEAYNFNNGDALQFAINLISENKIEEAIQFLSILKKYEPDSKDINDWMGIANKYNKNALLGNSYFDKVLTKYSDDYLATLFYKKKDHKVIFKINEWSGAQNVKLIGDFTGWLKEPIKMEKKEGYWYCEVSIPDGTYKYKFLVDDVYYLPDPINLMYIWKGDNINSVLYL from the coding sequence ATGAATGCAATCAGACCGGCAATTTATATTGTTATTTTTTTTATGTTTTATCCCGCCTCCATGTTCAAAGCATGTACCATTTTTATGGCTAATGACGGTAAAAATGTATGGATCGGGAATAATGAAGATGAAAGTTCTGATATGAAGTATCGATTTTGGTACTTTCCAAGAGAAAATAAAGCTTTTGGATATATGCTGTGGTCAGAAAAACACGACGGCTATGATGCTCTGATGTGGCAGTATCCACAGGGAGGACTCAATGAATTTGGGCTTTTTATGGATTATACGGCAATAGATGAAATTCCGGTTACCATTGATCCGTTAAAAAAAACGAGGGAACAGGAAGTTGTGAATGATATTCTAAAAACCTGTAAAACGGTTAAAGAGGCTTTAGCTTTTATCAAGCAGTTCAATCTTGTGAAACTTTCTGGAGCACAGCTTTTTATAGGAGATGCCACAGGAGATTATGCAGCAGTTCATGGAAATTATGTGGTAGAAAAAACAGATAGAAATTTTTCATTAACAAATTACTGCATTGCAGACGGACACAAAGAAGCTTGTTGGAGAAGGGAAACTGCAGGCTTAAAGCTTACGGCCTTTAAATCATTTAATTCCTATAATATCTCTGGGATTCTTAAAGAGACTGCTCAAAAATGGCCGGGAGACGTGGTGACCAATTATTCCATGGCTGTTAATTTAAAAAAACAGGAAATGACCCTTTATTTAAAAAATGATTTTAAAACGCCTAAAATTATTAATCTTTCAGAGAAGCTTAAAAAAGGAAAACATTCCAATGATATTTCAGACTATTTTCCGGTTGGTTTAGCTAAAATTTTAAAAGAGGAATATGAAAAAAAAGGAATTTCAGGAACTGTTACTTTATATAGTGAACTGAGAGAAAAACAATTTGAAGCATATAATTTTAATAATGGCGATGCTTTACAGTTTGCCATTAATTTAATTTCTGAAAATAAGATTGAAGAGGCCATACAATTTCTTTCCATTCTGAAAAAATACGAACCAGATAGTAAAGATATAAATGACTGGATGGGTATTGCCAATAAATATAATAAGAATGCTCTCTTAGGTAACTCTTATTTCGACAAAGTGCTTACAAAGTATTCTGATGATTATCTTGCGACGCTATTTTACAAAAAGAAAGACCATAAAGTTATATTTAAGATCAATGAATGGAGCGGTGCTCAAAATGTAAAGCTGATCGGTGATTTTACAGGCTGGCTTAAAGAACCCATAAAGATGGAAAAGAAAGAGGGGTACTGGTATTGTGAAGTTTCAATTCCAGATGGAACCTATAAATATAAATTTTTAGTAGATGACGTTTATTATCTTCCGGATCCTATTAATCTTATGTATATATGGAAAGGAGATAATATTAATTCTGTTCTCTATCTTTAA
- a CDS encoding HAMP domain-containing sensor histidine kinase — MKFIYDQLEKSRSLEGLTDNSRRDFMNAQNYLQKYMISQDDKDLELYFQSLRKLNNNFDKINEFENTTPRLKNNLAQQRKDTLKETSLKTLIDSVYQYSLNPPAKIQDKPYELEKYKNTFEDFKIQTHTYSDTIKKKSLVGRLKDAISGKVNVQKESTIVTLTKNKDSDLSKVKSEMDSVIKSMDKHYSAEVKKIQLYTAQNQQKSVQFYGNFSKLLVYSNGLINIYENAIRGFKSELEKEQIKQSSINNKIRTYLVLGLMILMFIVSILIMYFTRVAFIYEWKLNAANEEIKNNLNFKNRILGMLSHELRSPLKIINIFIDKINRTTKDDTIKEYLKSIKFTNSTLLIQSNQILEYTKNQEAGKQLIKKVFNLKDEINSIVTAITPYIETRNNKFIVTDGIPSDMVVYSDNIKINQVFMNILGNANKFTENGQIDLTMTTELISENKISLITTVGDTGAGISESDLKNIFEPYYQGAVSSEIDNLGAGLGLNLCKEIVELFNGDISVSSKLYKGTQVTFSINLNINDDGITNGE, encoded by the coding sequence TTGAAGTTCATCTATGATCAGTTGGAAAAAAGCCGGTCATTGGAAGGGCTTACCGATAATTCAAGAAGAGATTTCATGAATGCGCAGAATTATCTTCAAAAATATATGATCAGCCAGGATGATAAGGATCTGGAGTTATATTTTCAATCTCTTAGAAAGCTTAACAACAATTTTGATAAGATCAATGAGTTTGAAAACACTACTCCAAGATTAAAAAATAATTTAGCACAGCAAAGAAAAGATACACTTAAAGAGACAAGTCTAAAAACATTAATAGATTCTGTATATCAGTATTCTCTGAATCCGCCTGCAAAAATTCAGGATAAACCATATGAATTGGAAAAGTACAAGAATACTTTTGAAGATTTCAAGATACAAACCCATACCTATTCTGATACAATCAAAAAGAAAAGCCTGGTAGGACGTTTAAAAGATGCCATATCAGGAAAAGTTAATGTACAGAAAGAAAGCACTATTGTTACCCTGACTAAAAACAAAGATTCGGACCTATCAAAGGTAAAATCAGAAATGGATAGTGTAATAAAATCTATGGATAAGCATTATTCGGCTGAAGTTAAAAAAATCCAATTGTATACCGCCCAAAATCAGCAGAAGAGTGTGCAGTTTTATGGTAATTTCAGTAAGTTGTTGGTTTACAGCAACGGACTGATCAATATTTACGAAAATGCCATTAGAGGCTTTAAGTCAGAATTAGAAAAAGAGCAGATCAAACAGAGTTCAATCAATAATAAAATCAGAACGTATTTGGTGCTTGGATTAATGATCTTAATGTTCATTGTATCGATTCTCATCATGTATTTTACAAGGGTCGCATTTATATACGAATGGAAACTTAATGCTGCGAATGAAGAGATTAAAAATAATCTTAATTTCAAAAACAGAATATTAGGAATGCTGAGCCACGAATTAAGATCTCCGTTGAAAATTATTAATATCTTTATTGATAAGATCAACAGAACTACAAAGGATGATACTATAAAGGAATATCTTAAATCAATAAAGTTTACAAACAGTACCCTGCTGATACAATCTAACCAGATCTTAGAATACACAAAAAATCAGGAAGCCGGAAAACAGCTTATCAAAAAGGTTTTCAATCTTAAAGATGAGATTAACTCTATTGTAACAGCCATTACTCCTTATATAGAAACCAGAAATAATAAGTTCATAGTAACAGATGGAATACCTTCGGATATGGTTGTATATTCAGACAATATCAAGATCAACCAGGTATTTATGAACATTCTGGGAAATGCCAACAAGTTTACAGAAAATGGACAGATCGACCTTACAATGACTACCGAATTAATAAGTGAAAATAAAATTTCCTTGATAACAACAGTAGGGGATACCGGGGCAGGAATATCGGAATCCGATCTCAAGAACATTTTTGAACCTTATTATCAGGGAGCGGTGTCAAGCGAAATAGACAATCTCGGTGCCGGTTTAGGATTAAACTTATGCAAAGAAATTGTAGAACTTTTTAACGGTGATATATCTGTTTCAAGTAAACTATATAAAGGAACACAAGTGACATTCAGTATAAATTTAAATATCAATGATGATGGAATCACAAATGGAGAATAA
- a CDS encoding DinB family protein, producing the protein MLIGLIISSISVKFQNFNDNFIQIPTIQFTKHNIMIKTYRQGAVGALLDEYERAVLDLSQTISDITDQELKTIVDNETVDATCKSIQSVLAHVIGSGYAYAIYIRKLSGEKINYIADVLRPSVSDYQEDLAAFFAFTAETFKNITDHQLEQLDNKKKIVTSWGQTYDIEQITEHAVLHVLRHRRQIEKFKILLRGTESVK; encoded by the coding sequence ATGCTTATCGGACTCATCATTTCTTCCATCAGCGTTAAGTTCCAAAATTTTAATGACAATTTTATACAAATCCCAACAATACAATTTACGAAACACAATATAATGATTAAAACATACAGACAAGGTGCTGTCGGAGCATTGCTTGACGAATATGAAAGAGCTGTTTTAGATTTAAGTCAAACCATTTCAGACATTACCGATCAAGAACTTAAAACAATTGTCGATAACGAAACAGTAGATGCAACTTGTAAATCTATTCAATCGGTACTTGCACACGTTATAGGTTCCGGGTACGCTTATGCTATTTATATTCGGAAATTATCCGGAGAAAAAATAAATTACATTGCTGACGTTCTCCGGCCTTCTGTATCAGATTATCAGGAAGACTTAGCCGCTTTTTTTGCTTTCACTGCAGAGACATTTAAAAATATTACAGATCATCAGCTTGAACAGCTTGATAACAAGAAAAAAATAGTGACTTCCTGGGGACAAACGTACGATATTGAACAAATAACAGAACATGCTGTCTTACATGTTTTGCGCCATAGACGACAAATTGAGAAGTTTAAAATACTATTGCGCGGAACTGAAAGTGTAAAGTAA
- a CDS encoding sigma 54-interacting transcriptional regulator, whose translation MKNDITFKELKNSGYTDKTINEEIQANLIARIKAKEPVFEGLWGYEDSVVPQLKKAILAGHHINLLGLRGQAKTKIARSMVNLLDEYMPIVKGSEINDNPFQPISKYARDLIAEHGDETPISWVHRSDRFFEKLATPDVNVADLIGDIDPIKAATLKLPYSDERVLHYGMIPRANRSIFVLNELPDLQARIQVSLFNILQEGDIQIRGFQLRMPLDIQFVFTANPEDYTNRGSIVTPLKDRIGSQIFTHYPKTIALARQITEQEALISSEDKSQIQIPDLAKDLLEEVAFAARDSEYVDAKSGVSARLTISAMENLVAAAKLRLIESNAEKTTVRLLDFMSIIPSITGKIELVYEGEQEGADYVAKILIDKAVMVQFETLFPRISKLEKEGIKTPYTDLIKWFNKNHLELNYNDTDEEFYNRLNSITPLVKVVEENTSGLSIEDQNFCKELVLWALTISKKLDKSENQTAFTFDSADIGQFLRN comes from the coding sequence ATGAAAAACGATATTACATTCAAAGAATTAAAAAATTCTGGTTATACTGATAAAACGATTAATGAAGAAATCCAGGCCAACTTAATTGCGCGAATTAAAGCTAAAGAACCTGTATTTGAAGGACTATGGGGATATGAAGATTCCGTGGTTCCTCAATTAAAAAAAGCTATTCTTGCCGGCCATCATATTAATTTATTAGGGCTACGCGGACAGGCAAAAACAAAGATTGCAAGAAGCATGGTCAATCTTCTTGATGAATATATGCCCATTGTAAAAGGATCTGAGATTAATGACAATCCTTTTCAGCCGATCTCAAAATATGCACGAGATCTTATTGCAGAACATGGTGATGAAACCCCAATTTCATGGGTACACCGCTCCGACCGTTTCTTTGAAAAACTGGCTACGCCGGATGTGAATGTTGCTGATTTGATTGGTGATATAGACCCTATTAAAGCAGCTACTTTAAAACTGCCCTATTCCGATGAACGTGTTTTACATTACGGAATGATTCCCCGTGCCAACCGTTCTATATTTGTATTGAATGAACTTCCTGATTTACAAGCTCGTATCCAGGTTTCTTTATTTAATATTTTACAGGAAGGCGATATTCAGATCCGCGGATTTCAATTGAGAATGCCTCTCGATATTCAATTTGTATTTACAGCAAATCCTGAAGATTATACCAATAGAGGAAGTATTGTAACTCCTTTGAAAGATAGAATCGGATCCCAAATTTTCACCCATTACCCGAAAACAATTGCTCTTGCCAGACAGATTACAGAACAGGAAGCCTTGATTTCATCCGAAGATAAATCACAGATACAAATTCCTGATCTGGCTAAAGATCTTTTAGAAGAAGTAGCTTTTGCAGCCCGTGACAGCGAATATGTAGATGCAAAGAGCGGCGTAAGTGCACGTCTTACTATCAGCGCTATGGAGAATTTAGTAGCGGCGGCAAAACTGCGTCTGATTGAATCAAATGCTGAAAAAACTACAGTCCGCTTACTTGATTTTATGTCAATTATTCCCTCTATCACAGGAAAAATTGAACTGGTGTATGAAGGAGAGCAGGAAGGTGCAGATTATGTAGCAAAAATATTAATTGACAAAGCTGTCATGGTTCAGTTTGAAACTCTATTTCCCCGCATATCTAAACTGGAAAAAGAAGGTATCAAAACCCCATACACCGATTTAATCAAATGGTTTAACAAAAACCATCTTGAACTCAACTATAACGATACAGACGAAGAATTTTATAACAGGCTCAACAGCATAACTCCTTTAGTAAAAGTAGTGGAAGAGAATACTTCAGGATTAAGTATAGAAGATCAAAATTTCTGTAAAGAATTAGTTTTATGGGCATTAACGATCAGCAAAAAATTAGATAAATCTGAAAATCAAACGGCTTTTACCTTTGATTCTGCAGATATAGGCCAATTCCTGCGTAACTAA
- a CDS encoding response regulator transcription factor: MMESQMENKEITFLLADDHSIVRQGVQIIINEIFPNAKIYHTSSLQQVVEQVKLKQIDIAVIDAHFPDGNSLHILSEIKNAKPEIKILIFSGLEEQLHALKYINAGANGYLSKLSEEEEVKQAVLSIVHKGEYISAVVQNLLVQFASDPNAINPLSGLTKRELQIAAMYAEGYGNLEIANHLDIKQNTVSTIKKNIFDKLKIENLVELIELIKTHHNM, encoded by the coding sequence ATGATGGAATCACAAATGGAGAATAAAGAGATTACATTTCTTTTAGCAGATGATCACAGTATTGTGAGACAGGGAGTTCAGATCATCATCAATGAAATTTTTCCAAATGCTAAAATTTATCACACTTCATCTCTGCAGCAGGTTGTAGAACAGGTGAAATTAAAGCAAATTGACATCGCTGTAATTGATGCCCATTTTCCAGATGGGAACAGCCTGCATATTTTGTCAGAAATAAAAAATGCGAAACCCGAGATTAAAATTTTAATTTTTTCAGGTCTTGAAGAACAGCTGCATGCGCTTAAATATATTAATGCCGGAGCTAACGGATATCTGAGTAAATTAAGCGAAGAAGAAGAGGTAAAGCAGGCTGTTTTAAGCATTGTACACAAGGGTGAATATATTTCTGCGGTTGTTCAGAACTTATTAGTGCAGTTCGCATCCGATCCCAATGCTATTAATCCTCTTAGCGGTTTAACGAAGAGAGAATTACAAATTGCGGCCATGTATGCAGAAGGATACGGAAATCTGGAAATTGCAAATCATCTGGATATAAAGCAAAATACAGTAAGTACGATTAAAAAGAACATATTTGATAAATTAAAAATAGAAAATCTTGTTGAGCTTATTGAGCTTATCAAAACTCATCATAATATGTAG